The Bradyrhizobium sp. WSM471 genome includes the window GCATTGTGGCGGCTGTGGCTGGGCTTCTTCCGCGAGCATTTTGCCGCCATCCTCTCGGTCGTGGTGCTGCTGCCGCTGTCGCTCTACCTGAACTGGCGGCTTGCAATCCTGCTGTTCGTGCTCTGCATCGTCTTCACCGCGCTGACCACCTTCGTGGTGCGCAGAACCTTCGGCATGCAGATGGAAGTGGAGGAGCACTACAGCGAGCTCTCCGCGCGCGCGTCCGACGCCCTTGGCAACGTCGCGCTGGTGCAGAGTTTCGTCCGCGTCGAATCCGAGGTGAAGGGCCTGCGCTCCGTCGCCGACCAGTTGCTAGCGGCGCAAATGCCGGTGCTGTCGTGGTGGGCACTCGTCACCGTCATCACGCGCGCCTCCACCACGATCACCGTGCTCGCGATCTTCACTTTCGGCATCGCGCTGCACGACCAGGGGCTGACCTCGGTCGGCGACATCGTGATGTTCGTGAGCTTCGCGACGCTTCTGATCCAGAAGTTGGAGCAGGTCGTGAGCTTCATCAACAACGTGTTCATGGAAGCCCCGCGCCTGCGCGAGTTCTTCAACGTGCTCGATGCGGTGCCTGCGGTGCACGACCGGCACGACGCGATCGATGCGGGTCGGCTCTCCGGCCTCGTCGAATTCAACGACGTCACCTTCTCCTATGACGGCAAGCGGCCGGCGGTCGAGGACCTCTCCTTCACCGCGCTTCCCGGCCAGACCATCGCGCTGGTCGGCGCAACCGGTGCCGGCAAGTCGACCGCGATTGCGCTGCTGCACCGCGCGTTCGATCCGCAGTCCGGCTTCATCAGGATCGACGGCATGGACGTACGCGGGATCACGCTGACATCGTTGCGGCGGAACATCGGCGTGGTCTTTCAGGAGGCGTTGCTGTTCAACCGCTCGATCGCGGAGAATTTGCGCGTCGGCAAGCCGGACGCCACCGAGGCCGAGATGCGCAAGGCGGCGGAGCGCGCGCAGGCGCTCGAATTCATCGAGCGCAGCGGCGGCTTCGAGACCAATGCCGGCGAGCGCGGCCGCATGCTGTCCGGCGGGGAGCGCCAGCGACTGTCTATCGCGCGTGCACTGCTGAAGGATCCGCCGATCCTGATCCTGGACGAGGCGACCAGCGCGCTCGACGCGGTCACCGAGGCCAAGGTGAATACCGCTCTCGACGAAGTGATGAAGGGCCGCACCACCTTCGTGATCGCCCACCGTCTCTCCACCATCCGCAATGCCACGCGGATCCTGGTGTTCGAGAACGGGCGTGTGATCGAGAGCGGAACTTTCGACGAACTCGTGGCCAAAGGCGGCCATTTCGCCGACCTCGCCAGGGCCCAGTTCATGGTTCAGGAGAACGCACGGGCCAGCGTGACAGCGGCCGAGGCTGCCGCGACGGCCGCCAAGTCGCCTTAGCAGGTCGCGTTGGCAAGTCGCCTTGGCAAGTCCCCATAGTACCGTCGAAATTCGGCCCATTTCATTGCGGAATACCCCGCTGATGCCCCTATTCCCGACGCACGAGCCGGTATAGGTTTGCGGCGCCGCAAGCGGCGGCGCTGGATTCAGAACCGAACATCAGATCACGAGAGCCGACCGGAACCGGCGGGTCTCCAAGGACCGGAATCGGATAGTGCACGCTCTTCGCCCGCTGCTTCGTCAATCCCTGTTCAACCTGCTCGCCGCGGCACTCGCATGCGGCGCATTGCTCGCGCCGCGAGCGGCGAGCGCGGAAGCGCTGCTCCTGATCGAGGCCGATAGCGGCAAGGTGTTGCAGGCGGAAAACGCGACCATTCCCTGGTATCCGGCTTCCGTCACCAAGATCATGACCGCCTATGTGACGCTGAAGGCGGTCAAGGACGGCAAGCTCACACTCGACACACTGCTCACGGTGTCGCCGACGGCAGCCTCGCAGTCGCCTTCGAAGATGGGCTTTCGCCCGGGAACGCAGCTTACCGTCGACAACGCACTCAAGATGATGATGGTGAAGTCGGCGAACGATATGGCCGTCGTGCTCGCCGAAGGCGTCGGCGGTTCGATCGACGGTTTCTCGGCGCTGATGAACGACACCGCGCAGAAGCTCGGCATGACGCAGACGAGCTACGTCAATCCGAACGGCCTGCCCGCCGACGGACAGATCACCTCGGCGCGGGATCTCGGCATTCTGGCGCGCTCGTTCCTGCGCGACCTGCCCGAGTACGAGTACTTCGTGCACATTCCGGCAATCCGCTTCGGCAAGCGCGTCACCGGCAATTTCAACAAGCTGATCGGCCGCTATCCCGGCGCCGACGGTTTCAAGACCGGCTTCATCTGCGCCTCCGGCTACAACCTGGTCGCATCGGCCACCCGCAACGGCCGCCGGCTGATCGCCGTCGTGCTGGGCGCCAGCTCCGGGACGGCGCGCGCGGTGAAGGCGGCGCAGCTGCTGGAGCGCGGCTTCTCGCAAGACAATCTCACCTGGCTCCGCCCCTCGCTCGGCACCGTCGACAGGCTGGTGCCGGTCGACGCCTCGCCGCCGAACCTGCGAGACGACATGTGCGGCGGCCATCGCAAGCGGCCGGCCAGCGACGATGACGACGCACTGATCGCGACCAATGGCGGCACGTCCGGAT containing:
- a CDS encoding glucan ABC transporter ATP-binding protein/ permease, translated to MPILRLYTRVLELLGKEARLGWLLAVVNLLLAGSQFAEPVLFGRIVDVLSGKTVAGSNSAWPFLVAWVAFGLFTIACSALVALQADRLSHRQRQAVLTDYFEHILQLPLTFHSGTHSGRLMKVMLNGTDALWRLWLGFFREHFAAILSVVVLLPLSLYLNWRLAILLFVLCIVFTALTTFVVRRTFGMQMEVEEHYSELSARASDALGNVALVQSFVRVESEVKGLRSVADQLLAAQMPVLSWWALVTVITRASTTITVLAIFTFGIALHDQGLTSVGDIVMFVSFATLLIQKLEQVVSFINNVFMEAPRLREFFNVLDAVPAVHDRHDAIDAGRLSGLVEFNDVTFSYDGKRPAVEDLSFTALPGQTIALVGATGAGKSTAIALLHRAFDPQSGFIRIDGMDVRGITLTSLRRNIGVVFQEALLFNRSIAENLRVGKPDATEAEMRKAAERAQALEFIERSGGFETNAGERGRMLSGGERQRLSIARALLKDPPILILDEATSALDAVTEAKVNTALDEVMKGRTTFVIAHRLSTIRNATRILVFENGRVIESGTFDELVAKGGHFADLARAQFMVQENARASVTAAEAAATAAKSP
- a CDS encoding D-alanyl-D-alanine carboxypeptidase family protein, whose protein sequence is MHALRPLLRQSLFNLLAAALACGALLAPRAASAEALLLIEADSGKVLQAENATIPWYPASVTKIMTAYVTLKAVKDGKLTLDTLLTVSPTAASQSPSKMGFRPGTQLTVDNALKMMMVKSANDMAVVLAEGVGGSIDGFSALMNDTAQKLGMTQTSYVNPNGLPADGQITSARDLGILARSFLRDLPEYEYFVHIPAIRFGKRVTGNFNKLIGRYPGADGFKTGFICASGYNLVASATRNGRRLIAVVLGASSGTARAVKAAQLLERGFSQDNLTWLRPSLGTVDRLVPVDASPPNLRDDMCGGHRKRPASDDDDALIATNGGTSGSASTTGGEAQVTFFTAGLQPPLVKASELMASAPAAAEPVLVYTGPTRTGTALIAAVAADADQQATPKPRGKKSRVAKKPDAADKPADKPKDTKTAAAKSDAKPAAAAKPADGKSAAKPAGNKHAAAKPDAVAKPAVSGEAAKPAKPKAATKPAKPANNS